The sequence gacccagacagggagagtgggagagaggaatggAGTGGGAtgtgggctgggcagggcagggcagggcagggcagggctgggccatGCCTGCTAGAAAGGGTCTGGAGCCGAGCCCTCAGTGGGCAGAGGCTCTCTCACCAGGGCATAGAGGTCATTCCGCAGCAGGGCCCGGTTGTGGTTGATCTCCCGCTGCAGGATGATGAGTAGGAATAAGAGCCCCAGCAGGATGTACCCCAGGTTGCTCAGGATGTTGTTGAAGGCGCTGGAAGGGGCGACACAGGGTGCGTTGCTTTGGCCCCGTTTTCCGGCCTCCTCCCTACCTGGGACGTGCATTGgcagagcccctgcccccaccctggctGGCTCAAGACCATCCCCACCTGAGGTTGCCCAGCGGATGGGCACAGAGGAAGTTGTAGTAGCAGATGTCCTGATTCCCTGTGACATTCACCACCTGCAGCAGGGCATGGGAGCACGGAGGGGCCGCTAAAGCACCtgactcagcccagagcccaggtgAGAGGGAGCCAGGCCTGAGCCCATGCCACACCACCCGGCCCCATTCGAAGGGACAGGGAAGTGCCACACAACCAGCACGTGTGTGCATCCGGAGACCAGGCCAGCCCTCTTTCGCACAGTCGCTGTCCCTCCTTAGCAGGTGGGGCTAAAAATCATGGGGCGTGACCGTGACACAATTTCTTGCCCCATAgtacagagaaaagggaagggaaaccgAGACTTACAAAGTCTCATGACTCTTGTTGCATAAACCCTGCAACAAGCTGGGGAAGGTGCCGTCATTGAGATCATgctgccccattttgcagatgaagaaactgatgctcTGGGagcttaagtgacttgctcaagatcacccAGCTGGTGAGGCAGAGTTAGGATCTGGAACCTGAGTCCCGTGACCTGACTCGCTCCAGTGGCCCAGGCTGGGACGCTCTGCACTTCAGGCCACGTCCCAGACTGTGGCGAGGGCAAGCACGCGGCCCCACGAGGGCATGCCGCCCGGGCCCAGGGAGTCAGCCCTGCCGCTCACCGTCTGGTAGGTGATCACCAGCTGCACCACGGGAAGCGCGTAGAAGACAGCGATGGTGGCGATGTTCCTGAGGAGTGAGACGAGGGGCGGCAGTGAGGAGGCAGGCCAGGCCCCGAGACACCGCCACACCACCTGCCAATAACAGGAAGGCCTGGCCGTGCCGCCCACTCACCAGAAGTAGATCTGGTACTTTTTCCGAAGGACGCGTTTATCCTTGCGTGCCAGGTCGGCCACATAGAGGTATTGCTGGGGAGAAGCTGGAGTGAGACCCGGGAGAAGTCCCCCGTgcccaggggagagagggggacaggaggagCCCCCTCACACAGGCAGCAGTTCTGCTGGGCGGGGGCTCCAGGCCATCCCGTTGCTGCTGGCAGATCAGCCCGGAAGCGCTGGGGGTGAAGTCGGTTTCCCCTGAATCTATCCTGCCCCAGCTGAgctctttccctttgtttctctcaGATGTCACCCcagagagggatgcctgggtggctcagtcagttaaacgtccaactttggcttaggtcatgatctcgcagcttgtgggttcgagcccctgtgctgacagctcggagcctggagcctgcttcggattctgtgtctccctttctctctgcccctcccctgctcgccctctgtctgtctctcaaaacaacaacaacaacaacaacaacaacaacacgtTAAGATGTCACCCCAGAGGGAGATGTGCTAGGGCCCAAACACAGAATCTCCTTTCCTTGGGAAACCCATGACCCAGGGCCAGGCCGCATAGCACCAGACCTTGGTGCGAATGACGTTCTTGTCTGAATCAATGTCAGTCAATGTGTCATAGTCGTCCTCCTCCACGGAGCTCATGGAGTCCAGGCGTGGCCGAGCGCCCACAGGGTCAAGGGAGCGAtctggggtgggcaggagggaagagttacctgggaggcacagaacccaaggTCTGTCCCCACCCACCTGGGGCAATTGTCACAATTACTAGGCAATGGGAAGAGGCAGATTGTGGACTGAGAGCAGGCATGGAGGTGGGCTcaggccctgggaggagggacagggtaCTCCTAAGTCCTTGAGGGAAACAAGGGTGGGCCACCCTTGAACGGGCCACCAGACAGGTACCGCTCCACCCTTGCTCCCCTCACCGAACTAGGACTTCCAGGCCAGGACACTGAGCAGATCCTGGGTCCCGGACAGAAGCAGCAGGACTGAATTCGGCAGAAGTCATGCTGATTAGGTGCCCAGCCATGTGGGTTCTGAGAGGACACTGCCTTGGCCCCCTCTGGAAAAAGACCCAGTGGGTTCTGGGGTGCAGGCAAGGGTGACAGGCTGCTTCTAGGAAGAGCACTTGCTCCTTCATCCTGACCTTTTCTTGTGCCTTCAGAAGCTTCCTCCTGTGACCTTGCCTGACCAAAGCCCCCGGAGGCCAGGACACAACACCCCTGCCCGTGAGCCCTACCCCGGCAGGCCAGGGAGTGAGGTGCTGGCAAACATGAGAGCGAACCAGAACATCTGGCCTGGGGGTAGCTGGGGTGCCAGCCCACCAGCATCGAGGTCAGTGCCCACTTATCTCAAAAGGCACAAAAGCGGGCAATTATTGGCATTAGATGGGGAAGCCATGCACAAAAGCGTCTCTCCGGCCCTGGAGCCTACCGGCCCGGTCAACTGCCCCGGCAGGAGCTGATTGGCAGAGcagcgcccccccgcccccacatctACCCATGGCAATGCACAGCTGCCGCATCTGGCCAAAGGGGAGGCGCCGCTTGAACCACTCGTGCCcttcaaaggaaagggaaagttaCCAGGAAGTAGGGCCAAGGGAGAAAGAACGAGCAAGGAAAGGGGCAGGAAGACAGCAGCCCTTCCCCGGTTCCAGCGCCCGGCAGAAGAGGCACCCGCCCTTCACCACGTCTCACGCTGCCAGCTCCGGCCCCACGCTTCGCGGCTCTGCCCGGCAGGGCTCACTCACCCTGGTAGCTGTAGGAGAGGTCTCCAGTGCCTGAGCTGTCGACCAGCCCATCGGTGGATCCGGAACTGTTCTCTGCGGGGAACAGTGAGCGGTGAGGCAGGTGGGAGGAGATGGGGAGGCGGGGGTCGGAAGGGGCCGGCTGCCATTGTGCCATGTTGGAGGTGGAAGCCTAAGGAGGCCTGGCTGTGAGTGGGTGAGCACAGCCTTTGGTGTGGACACGTACCAAAGGAACCGTAGTTATAACCTTCATACGGGGAGCTGCCGGGGAAGGCATCGGCCAGGACCCGGGGGTTACCTGCAAAGAGAGGTCAAGGGCCCCCTTAGCTCTGGAAACAGCCCGAAGCCAAAAgccaagagagagaaggaagaatccagagaagagagacacagagaggccaCGGTGGCAGCAGAGAGAACGCATCTATCCTGGCAAACACAACTCACTGCCACCACTAACAGCTGCCCCAGCCTCCCAGGTGTGTTCCAGTAGAAACACTCGCCATCATCCATCCTCGCTAAGGACAGAGAAAGGTCTAGGAATCGATGCATCTACATTAGCAGCTAGGACAGCGAGCCTCGGCCTGCCCAGGgcccacccagacacccctgcgtgtcccttccctcccccgctctggatttcagctcctCTGCCCACGGCACCTGGCGCTTACCAAGGAGAGAAGCTGAGAGAGAAGGTCCCAAACAGGAgggaggacagacagagagggcgaaatggaagaaaaggagagagaatgaaaggtTAGTAACCCCCCAGACTGTGAGCTACATCATCTGAGGCAGACAGCATAGCTAGGCCCAGAGGAAGAACCAAGGGGCAGCCATGAAGACAGCCATGTTAGGGTCACAGGTAGGGCACAATAGCCCAGCCCCATTTCCATCTGCAGAGTGTTCTTTCTCAGTCTGGACATCCAGAAGCCCCCAGCcagcccttcctcctccagcccccgaAGGGAACCGTCCACCAAAACACAAAGCAAACTCGGCCCTCCCTGCCCAGGCCCTCTGGAGGTACCGCTTTCTGGGCAGGCTCGGTCCATGGCCACCAGAAGCgtcttcttcctctgcctgtaGGGACAGAATCCAGAGGCAAACCAGAGGGGTGGGGCGAGGATCCCTCCTTTGCTGAGCTGGCCTGCCTTCCACCCTCTCCACCCCATAACCCTGTCCTCCATCTGTGATCTGAAGGTTCCTCCCAGGCTGGGAAACAATGTGGGGCTTCCCTGCTTGGGAAGAAGGTTGAGGGGAGGGGTTGGTTTCCAGAGCAGAGGCCTCGTGAACCACGAACCCTCAAAGGGTCCTGCCTTCCTATGCCCCGCAATGGCGTGGGGCACTATCCTGGGTTGGCGCACATCCTGCTCAACCCACCCCAGAACAGGGGGGGACCCAGCAGCCCGCTTTAcctccagttctcccagcaggCCAGGAGGATGGTCAGCAGGTAGAAGGAGAGAAATATGCCCAGGCAAAAGAGCATACCACCAACATAGGCCTCggctgtggggagggaggcgggagggtgAGCACACCGAAGCCTTCCGACGCTTCCCGCCATGGCACACAAGGGCCTGGCCCAAGCTCTCCCCGCATCTCCCCTCAAATGTAGTGACCCAGAGGGGTGAGCAGTAGGCAGCTTCCCGAATATGCCAAACTCTGACACGGTTCCTGCCTTTGCTCATGTTGCTCTTCCTCAAGAACTCTACCCTGTCTTCAAACACTTTCCTTCCAAATACAGCTCGAGGACTATGTCCTCTGGGAAGGCTTCTCTGCCTTGTGTTCCCTGTGACCTGTCCTTTGCCCATCACAGGCCATCGGCACCCTGCACAGCAACAGATTCCTGTCCGCCAAACAGGAGCTCCCTGAGGACTGTAGCCAGAACGCAGCACCGGGCACATAGAAGGTGctagataaatatttgctgaataaagaatCTGTAAAGAAGAGACAGTTTCTTTCCCCTCCCATCACAATCCCTTATTTTTATCTTAtacttattttatcttatatttatacttacaaaaatctatatttttatctcatacttatattttatcttatatcTTTATACTTAGATATAGCCCAGTTTACAAAGGGCTCCATTCGatcactcagtaaatacttagtGAGTCTGACTAAGGGGCCTGGTACTTTCCTGCTAATTTTGTGCTAAACCTCACAACTTGGTGAGACTACAGGACAGATCTTATTACctattagagagacagagagactgaggctcagtgagattACAGGGCTCataaggggcggagagagaaccAGAACTCAGTACTTCAAAAGTCAGCCACAGACTCTCAGTAGCACATCACACCAGGACCTACCTCCTGACCCTCCCCTTGTGAAGACCGCCAAGAATTCTCCCTCCTCCTACCCCATCAGTCCGCTGAGTAGGTGAGCATCACCCTTCCCATTCAGAGAACACTTCCTCCCCCAGGTCTGAGAGGAagagccactcagccacccacaCTCACACGTGACTGCTCGAGATACCACCACTGACAGGGTTTTTTGGCGGTGACCTTGATCAACCGGTTCATCTGGAAACAAAATGTCAAACAAGTGGCTGCGTGGAGCTTGGTTAAAGTTTGTGGGCCCAAATCCCACATCTCATCAGCTCCACCAACCAGCCACAGAGGTTCTTCTACCTCCCAGGGAGtgaccctgccctccccaccctgagcCAGGCCCAGGACACAAAAGGTACCTTCTACAAAGGGGTAGAAAGGCAAGGAACCCCCACAGGCCTGGTCTTCAGTCTTCACCACGACCACCACGTAAAAGCTATTGCTGGGGAAGTCTTTGCGCTGCAGGATAATGACGACGATGTGATGATGAtgttttatcatcatcatcatcatcaaaataaTCAGTCATCAAAAtcaatacatatgtgtgtatgtacacaaatatttttacttgGCCCTCACAAAGACCCCTATGAAGTAAGGACTATCATCATCCCTGCTGAACAGGGATCACACTGCCTGTACGTGGTAGAGCCGAGGTTATCTGGCTTCAGAGCCCAAAACCATGACCCTCCACTATAGCCAGGTGAGCAAATATGTGTATGACCCACCATCATGGAACCCGCGGGTGCCCTTTTGCGGTCTGGGCATCAGCTGGAGAAAAGGTGGAGGGGTCCCGCTGCCTCCTACAGTTGCAAGGCTGGATGTTGTGAGGTAAACACATGTCTTCACTCTCCCTTCACCCAGCATAGGTTTTTAGCCTTTGCCAAGAGCAACACTCAGCATCAGCCAGGAGGACCCTTTTTCCTCTCTTAGCTATCATTACAGTGAATGAAGCAGATAGGACAGCCAGAATGGATACTCTGCTCTTTCCTGCCCCCAAAGGTGATCAGGATTATGAATCAACATTCACACATATGAGAGGGCCCCAAACCTCAGGGACTGGCAGGCCAAGACTAGGGTAGAAATGGGACAGGGATGAAGGAGCAAGGGTTTGGTAAGCTCATCACCTGGCCAATCTTCCACAGGGCCCATCCATTTCCTACCTGCACAGTGATGGCTGCCTTCTTGGTCATAGTCTGGTACATGCCGATGAAAGCTACATTGTTGTCCAGGTCGTAGACAGGGCACTacgtggggagggagggagaggcaaatGGGCAGGGACCTGGGCCCCGGGCCCCCTCTTTATCAGCTCTGCTACCTGCTGGCAGAGAGTAAAAGGGCAGACAGCTTACCAGGACATCCTGGATGGAGATGACTGAGCAGGGGAAGGCCTTGTTGGAGGTCACCTTGACAATCACCGAGTCCACTCCCTCTGGGAACTCGTACTTGAAGTACTGAGGGCataggaagggcagggagagcccCATCTCATGAGGatgctctctctggccctctaGAAGGGAGAAGTGTGAATCTTCTCAGAGTTGGGTGGTAAAGGCTCTCTGGGGAGAAAGGCCCTGCCCACAAGCAGCCCTATATTCTTACATCACTCCCCTCAACCTCAGCTGGGCACTCGGGATAGCACCCCAAGAGGCAAGGAGGCAACGTGGCAGCCAGATCCCATGCCTCTGCACTTCCCCGGCTGCCTGTCCCTTACCGCCTGAGGGCCAGAGCTCCCGTTTCCAGACAGTGCCGCCACGGTGTGTACAGCCAACAGGAGACTCTCGGCAGAGCCTGCCGACCACTCCTCCTCCCACATGCCCAAGTCTCCTCCTGAGGGCTGGTCGACAGGGAGATCTTACCTGGGGCTGGGCTGCTGTGGTATTGAAGCTAAACTGCTCCCCGGTCCTGGAAGGAGAagaatcccccccacccccctgccacgGTCACTCCCAGAGCTCGGGAAGGAGGTCAGTCCCGTGGTCCCCTTGCATCTCCCCTGCAGACCTGAGCACGAAGTCGTCCATTCGGCTGACCCGGAGCTGGTATGTGGTGTTGACTGGTGACAGGGTGGAGACATCCACGTAGAAGAACTGGACCTCGGACTCATTCTTGGTGGGGGGCTGACACAACGTTCGCTCCACCTTTTGGTAGAGGTACTTTCGCTGATACCTACAGCCCAAAGCAGAAAGTCAGGATGCTATTACTGCCCCAGCCAGCAAACCTCTCCAAGGGAGCAAGGCCCCAGTTCCTCCACTCTGGTTTCCAACTTCTCCCTACTCCTACCCCAACCAGGCTGGCAAGCTCCAGGCTGGCTGGCTTGGCCACTGACCAGCCCCTGGTTGGGAATGgggaggagaaacagaggaaCTCCTGGGTGGTCTGAGGCCCTGGACAAGGCCCTGGGTGAGGCTTTGGGCCTGGCCTGGCCTAGGCCTACCCCCCTCCCTGATCCCCGGGTCCTACTCACAGCCCTCGCaggattaggggcacctggaaggaCACCACAGCCTCCTTCTGGCGGACCACAAACAGCAAAGGAGCCCCCTTCTGCTTGTTCAGGACATTCACAGACACACGCACGCCTTCCGTCTGCAGAATGACATGGAAACGCCCCTCAGTCAAGCCCATGATGTCTCCACCTCTGCCACCCGGGACACATGGCTCCAGAGACTGTGAGCCCTGCCCTACGTCATGCCAACTGCTTTGCTCTTTCCCTATCCTGGTCAGGCTGGGGAGCTACAGCTGTGCCCTTTCTTCTCCCAGAGCAGCCCCAGGCTCCAGGAGGGATTATCACTGAGTTAGAGGACAGGGTCTTAGAAGAGGCCTGGTCCTGGATGGCAGGGATGTGCAGGGACAACAGGAATCACGAAACTTCAGGGCCTCACTTCCCAACAGGAAACTCAATGGAGACCTCGGGCACCCCCAGGATACCCCATACCTATCCATGTTCGTGGGATACACATGCGCACACAGGGACACAGGAGAGCAAGAAGTGCTCCTCAACTTTCTTCTGTGTGAGCCAGGAAGCTCCCATTCAACAACTAATCTGGAGGCCAGAgccagtggggaggtggggaaacaGACTGTTGAAAAGCTAAGAGAGCCAAGCTCTATCCCTAGCTCTGACCAAAGGCTAGAGCGGTGGAGAAGTCACTTCACACCTCCGAGACTCAATTTCTCCCTCTGTAAAACGGAGACATTCTTGCTCTTGGCACATGGAGGAAAGTACCTAGAACAGTGGgagcttaaagaaaaataataaaactaaataaatcctGGCAATGCTTGTCCCTGGGCTGCTGAGACCCAAGCCCTAGGGGCAGCATTTCCCAGAGGGGTAGAGATCACAACTCTCAGGATGACCCCAGAAAGAAAGGACTCTAAgcaggaggagatcaaacttcAGAGAAACAGGCACTGAAGGCAGATCCTGGCCTGCCACAGAAAGCAAATCCCTCCCTATTCTGAGAAATAGCCAGACTCCCACTCTCAGTTCTACTGCTTCTAGTAAACCCAATCATGGGAGAGAGCTAGACAGGAGACCATAGAGCCAGGCTGCAAGAATTCTCCAAATCTCAGCCCTGCCCCCGGGGTCTAGACTTTCCAGATCTAGCTACGACCATATTTAACTCATagctgggaaaaaaatgaaacagaaagtcAGAGTGAGGTAGATTCCCTACTAGAGACAaactccttctctcctcccatccAACTTGGAGTTGACCTTATCTCCACCACCTTCAATTTACAAGGCCATCTGGCTTTCTAAGGCAGAAAGAGGGCTGAGAGGGTCCCAGCTTTACAGCAGCCTGAGAAGTCCCACATTTGTCTTCCTGGGGAATCTCAGCTATAACTTGCCTGAGCAGAGCCTTTCAGAAGGCCTGTCTCATCTCCTTAGGGTTTCCTGGGCCAAGCCCAGTTGTTAGCCTGCTTCCCCCTGcacccagcccagccctgaaTGGGCTGTCCCATTCTGGGTGTTGGGTAGGGTACAGGCCAGTACTGCTCAGACCACAGCTGGTGgaaagggggggcggggagtcaACGAGAAGATGGGAAGGAGACAACTTTAGAAACTGTCCAGTGGGAGCTTCAGAGAGACTGGTGGCAAAGCAAGGAGGACTGGTCCAGAGAGTCCAGTGGCTTTCTGGGAAAAGGAAACCCAGTGGGGCGGCACGTTCATGAGCCTCCTTAAAGAGCATGGACTGACTCTCAGAGCCCTGGTCTGCTCAACCACTCAccaccagcccccagcccagcccggccCTCACCCGGTTTCGGGTCACAGTGTGGTTGAAGGTATAGATGTTGACCAGCTCGCTGTTGACCTCGTCCACGTAGGTGCGCTCAAACTCGGCATCTTTCTGCGAGACGTTCTTGGGCCCCAGAACCCACAGATGGCTCTCGACCGAGGCCACCAAGAACGCCAAGAAGGGCAAGCCCAGAACGAACATGGCCCCGGCAAGGCGGCGGTGGCGGCAGCAGCGGTGGTGGCGGGGGCGGCGACAGGCGACAGGACACCTCCGGGACGGGTTGCGGCTCCGGCCGCAGCTTCCAGCATCGCACCAGGACCAGAACTTTAACCCCGGCCTGAGATTAGGAAACGTCCCCTCCCCAGAGCCGCAGAGACGCTCCCAGGGGGCCCGACAGGGAGGGGCGgcgggagagggggtgggggtgtggggtacGGGTCAGCTCGCGAGGGGCTGAGCGCGGCCCGGAGACCTTGCGGCGGCCAGCCAGGGCCGCGAGAGCCAGGGGGCGGCTGGTTGCTGGGAGCTTGGAGACGccgggaaaggggagggaggaaggaagggaatccGGCGGCGGGGGCAGCCGGGAAGGGAGGAGTGTCTGAGGGTGAGGAGCGTGACAGGCGGCAGCGACCGGACGCCGGGAGGCGCGGCGAGTTTTCTGGGGCGCGGGCCCTTTAAGGGCGGGCGGCCGTGGCGGCCCCGGTGCTCGCAACTCGGGAGAGTGTGCGGCGCCGCGAGGCGGTAAACAGCAGGGTAGCCGGCCCGCTTGCTGACGTCAGGGGAAACTGACACAGATTTAAAGGGCCGAGTCCCGGATTGGGCCTTAAAGGCGCCGCAGCTCTCCAGCTGGAAGGCGCCACCAACTCCTCCTCTTTCGTAATCCTGCCCGTCTGTGAAAGATCACTTTGGTTGGAATGTACGGATGTTTCCATGAAGGATCTCCGAGTGTTGGATTCTTGTTGACAAAGTCTTCTTTGTGCTCAAACCTAAGGATCCACCTCCACCCTCACTGCCTTTACTACCAACATGCTCCATCCCTGGGCCACTTTTTTCTTCTGGGGAGTTAAGAAAGGAAGACCTCAAAGAATTAGGAAACCAGACGGGCGCCTTCCCGGTGAGGGACGGCTGAGGCAGAACTACCGAAGTACCCCTGTGTACTCTCACCTTGCATTGCAGCGTCTGGGAAGCTTGCAAGGctgtttctcctcttctctgcaGAGGCGGCTAAAAAGCTAATTGAAAGATAGTGACTTTCAGTATAAACTGATGAAAACTTCTCTACAAAATATTTTGGCACTGCGTTTCAAGTTTAAAGAGCTTTATACTCTTTGACagagtaattccacttctgggactctatcctaaggaaataaaaaaatgcagattaaaaattTGTAGGCAGTAATGCTTATCATTGTGATACTTGTAATATCAAGCATAAAGGAggaagcctaaatgtccataagGAGGGGGTGGTTAAAGAAAGGTACTATTATCATAAAGCCATCTAAAATGATGCTTAAGACTTTAAGGAACATGTAGGCAGAGAATTCACAATATGACACTATATCAACAGTCTGGTTTCCAAATGCATTAGACATGCATAGAAAAGCACTGAAAAATCTTTGAAttacagatgtttttaaaaataccatgtaCCATTTTCCTCTAATTCCAAAAGTACAGAAaagtaccaaaaagaaaagaaaaatcactgggCTGtggtttcaaaatgtttttctaccttttaaaatttgataaattttctaTGATGTACATAAATTCCTTTTATAAGACAGATctgtttaaaggaaaagaaatgtagcATGGCTGCCTGTGAAATTACCAGATTTCTGCCATGAAGCTGGCTGGGCCAGTGGCTTGTGAGAATTCTCTTGCTCAAGAGATTCCAACAACCTCAGCTCCTGCCTCTGCTTTACTCTCTGGGCTTTGCTCCAATAGGGACTATTTTATCTCATGACCAATTATAGATAGTTCTTCATTcttgcaacaaatatttaatgagcacctactatgtgtaggCACTACTCTATTTATACTAGGTAAATGGTTTGTGAGAGAATCAGACCTGGCCCCTGCACAAGCATTCATATATGAGGAAGAAAGGAGCAAAGCCGCAGGGGTGGAGAACCCTAACAAGTCAGACCAGGGGGAACCTTAGCAGTCTCCTGGACCAACCGCTCATTTTACAGTTAGGTAGAGTGAAATCCAGAAAAGGGCAGCTCATGAGTAGTTTACTGAACTCCACATGGCTTGACCACCCGAATGGGAAGATCCTCAGGATAACAAGAAGAATTTCCATTATAAGCCTGTGCAGTCAGCAGCCCAGTTTGGACAGTCGATACAGGATATCCATGTTCCAAGTGaacttcactttctctctcatggTGACCCCCTCTTTATCTTGCCAGTCAGTCTGGAACTCTAAGAAATTCTCCCACTCTGAGCTTGAGCTCCCCACTTAGCCTGATGTAATCTAGCATCTCAGGAACTTTCCTTGGTGCCTTGAGAACCACAAGTTTACGATGATAGAGTCCCAGCTACAGGGCTAGTTGGTTCTGTGGCTGCATTGAATAAGCCCCAACTGGGGGCATTCCAACTTTGCCTCATAGGCTCTGGGGTAAAATGTGATCCTAGGACTGTTTATAATGCATATCCGGACACTACCTACAGTTATTGAATTGCAGTCTCTGGAGGTGCAGCCCAggaatctggatttttttaagtttatttttgagggagacagagacagaatgtgagcaggggaagggcagacacggaaggagacacagaatccaaagcaggctccaggctctgagctgtcatcaacacagagcctgatggggggctcaaaaccatgaactgtgagatcatgacctgaactgaagtcagacacttaaccgactgagccacccaggcactccaggaatctgcattttaa is a genomic window of Acinonyx jubatus isolate Ajub_Pintada_27869175 chromosome D1, VMU_Ajub_asm_v1.0, whole genome shotgun sequence containing:
- the SIDT2 gene encoding SID1 transmembrane family member 2 isoform X1, which produces MFVLGLPFLAFLVASVESHLWVLGPKNVSQKDAEFERTYVDEVNSELVNIYTFNHTVTRNRTEGVRVSVNVLNKQKGAPLLFVVRQKEAVVSFQVPLILRGLYQRKYLYQKVERTLCQPPTKNESEVQFFYVDVSTLSPVNTTYQLRVSRMDDFVLRTGEQFSFNTTAAQPQYFKYEFPEGVDSVIVKVTSNKAFPCSVISIQDVLCPVYDLDNNVAFIGMYQTMTKKAAITVQRKDFPSNSFYVVVVVKTEDQACGGSLPFYPFVEDEPVDQGHRQKTLSVVVSRAVTSEAYVGGMLFCLGIFLSFYLLTILLACWENWRQRKKTLLVAMDRACPESASLLGNPRVLADAFPGSSPYEGYNYGSFENSSGSTDGLVDSSGTGDLSYSYQGHEWFKRRLPFGQMRQLCIAMDRSLDPVGARPRLDSMSSVEEDDYDTLTDIDSDKNVIRTKQYLYVADLARKDKRVLRKKYQIYFWNIATIAVFYALPVVQLVITYQTVVNVTGNQDICYYNFLCAHPLGNLSAFNNILSNLGYILLGLLFLLIILQREINHNRALLRNDLYALECGIPKHFGLFYAMGTALMMEGLLSACYHVCPNYTNFQFDTSFMYMIAGLCMLKLYQKRHPDINASAYSAYACLAIVIFFSVLGVVFGKGNTAFWIVFSVIHIIATLLLSTQLYYMGRWKLDSGICRRILHVLYTDCIRQCSGPLYVDRMVLLVMGNIINWSLAAYGLIMRPNDFASYLLAIGICNLLLYFAFYIIMKLRSGERIKLIPLLCIVCTSVVWGFALFFFFQGLSTWQKTPAESREHNRDCILLDFFDDHDIWHFLSSIAMFGSFLVLLTLDDDLDTVQRDKIYVF